The following DNA comes from Dermacentor andersoni chromosome 2, qqDerAnde1_hic_scaffold, whole genome shotgun sequence.
TGCTGACGGCTTGTGAATTAAAGAAATGCCTCACTAAAACTCATTCAACTTTACTCAGCAtattttagtacaaacaatgctagcagggATACTCAGGGTAAATATTTGTGCTTACATTCGTGTTCCTTCCCaatcaaataaacaaataaaacaatggCTATGACATGACTGCTATTTGAAATGCAGAGTgcaaacggtgcctttcaagcgtgccttcgactactgctattaatgctacccgaatgagtattttgggcctcgggcctcactaagctaatgatgtttcaTAATTCTTCTCTTATTCGCACTACTTGCCTGaaccagataaccaaaataaccAATGCAACCACATGGCTCTTGTGCTTCTCTGTGCGCGCGTccgtgtcttttattctgttgtccgCGTCTTATTTTTTGAACCTCGAACCATTTCTAAAATCTTTTCGGAAGCAAGCTGCTAAGAGTGGCTCTCAATTTCGGTTTGACTACTGTCGCTTCACcaacaatggctacgacatgactgcgctttgaagtgcagactgctaatggtgcagTGCAAGCTTGCCCTGGACCACTgttattaatagctacccgaacGAGTATTTTGGCCCTCACTAAGCTCATGATGTTCGATAATTGTTCTCTtcttcgcattacttgcctgagccagagaaccaaaataaaaaatgcgagcacatgaatgtgctttggcATGCAAGGTGCTAACAACGGCTCTCAATGTCGCGTTGACTGCTCCTGTTTCACGTACAATGGCTACCACATAGCTGTGCTTTGAAGTGCAGACTGCTGAAgatgcctttcaagcgtgcccttcACTGCTGCTGTTTCACCAAAGGGCCCATCAAGATCGACGGTGATTGCCCAAATGAGTtttctgggcctcactaagctaatgatgcttgataattgttctcttattcatattacttgcctgggccagataaccaaaataatgCAATCACATAATTATGCCTTGGCATGCAGACTGCCAAAAGTGGTTGTCATTTTCGCATTAACTACTGTTGTTTCACCTACATTGGCTCCGCATGTCagcgctttgaaatgcagacgGTTAAATCTGCCTTTCGAGCGTGCCCCGACTACTGTTATTttatcacagggcccgtcatgctcgatggtggctgcccaatagagtatttagggccttctgacattggcgtTATTAATCTCCACAGGCTGGAAAgaacagtaggggcagcacaactgcatgGAAGCAGGCCGCGTAACAGGGGCACGTCAGTCTGCATTGCTCTTATTTGTTCAAGTGGCTCGTTGAAAATAACAATGACGGTGCGGTGCAGTAAACCGAGCCGACGGTGTGTTTTTGTTATTGCTTCGCTGCATCTATTGGCCTTCAGGGGCATGTAAACCTTGAGGATGACTCCAACACGACTGCTATTGTTTTCCTTTCGTCATGCAGGCTGCCAACATTGGCGGTCAATTTCGCTTCGGCTGCTGCTACTTCCCCATCGGACCCGTCAACTCGAGAATGACTGCCCTAGTAAACACTTAGGGCCTGACTATGCTATTGATGTTTTATAATTGTTTTTTATTCGCATTAtttgcctgagccagataaccaaataaacaatgcaaccacatgaatgtgctggggcgtgcaggctgctaagagcggctgtcaatttcgcgttcactactgctttttcgtgtcaaGCTGCACAGTGGCTGgccgaatgagcattttgggccccatGTAGTTATTCAGGGTTCATAAttgtatttgcattcagattttccagcatttaGGCACGTTTGCATGCCAATACTTAAATTGAgcatgatctgtgcaggacgttgctttttcagaattgagcttccattaaaaggaatatgtcaccaaatgaactcCTTATTTATTTCAGAGGTCACGGGAGAATGGTTGGGTGCTGCAAACCCGCCGGCAACATTGTGGTAGCCCTATTAAGGGCTCTTCTTTCGTTAATAAGAAGCTGGTATGCTTCGTCGAATGGCTCAATGCCGGATagctcgcagtcggagtcgctttcttcagtGTCATCTTCACCCAGTTGGATGATGATGAGTTGGATGTGGTCACTCCCAGACGTGTCAAGCTTGAACTTTGCCTCCAGATCTATCACCTCGTGAATGTTCTTCCTGCAGTCTTCCGCCATTATTTGCTTGATTTTTTCCCTCCAGATTTCTTCGACCGTGGACAGCTTGGAGTCTCTGTTGTCCACAGCGATGTCATTTTTCACCTTTGGGTACACGAGCTcgataggattaaattcgcaCTGGTACGGTGGGAGCCCGAGTACAATGCATCtggccctttcagctgcattgtctacaATGTAGCTCAGAAAGTGCGactttacagatgctaccaactaAAGCAGCTACTTTTTCACCATCCTTTCGCTGTAGGGGATAtttttgcttttgagccactcctgcatttttccttcttccaatcTGTCATCGgtaatttctcttctcgccgggtATGGAAGGTGCATTGTCCTAAACAATGACGCTAGCAGCTGGCGATTTCTGCAGAATCtcattaaaccatccctcgaagcgaCTGCTgtccatttcttcgtggtagtcGCCTGCTTTTTCGCATCGGTATACGTCCAAGCAGCCGTCGATAAAACCATCCGCGCTGCCGATAtgcgtcacaatcaggcgctggccttttccagCAGTTTGTTTCAGAATCGTCGACAGCCCAGTTTCTCGGGAGTACAGGCGTCCATGCTTCTGCACCacggtgtctgtccacacgatcgactGAGTGTGTAtcgccgtcacccatgtctcCTCCAGAACTAAGATCTTTCGGTATTTTGTCCGGTAGCGCTCCACGTCACGAAGATAGCGATTCCAccattcagcgatgtcatcccGCTCGATAAGCAATgaattgcggctcctcttctcgtgcttgaatcttatctcgacaagcagacgacgcacagTACGCCGCTTCAGTGATGCGAGATCCATACGCTTAGAGAATTCGTCAGTgatcttctcgaccgtcggtattTTGTTGTGGCAAAAGAAATTGTGCACACATGGCCCCAGCGCGCACAACGTTAAGCTGTCATatttcgtgctgcgtcttcttttttcCGCATTTCGCGGGCGCTTTCGTGAAGCAGTCGACAGTTTGCTGCCCGAAATATGCGACGCTTTGatctccctcctcaccttgaacactgctTTCGCTGACATCGAGCATCTTGGCGATAAGCTTGGGCGTGCCCTCCACGCTGCGTTCAAGCTCCCTCTTAAGCCAATACGCGTAGCAGTAGTGGATCATCTAGCGTGAATCGCTATTCAGCATGTGGCCACTCTTGTTCATTTTGTCGAGGCTCCTTGGTGCTGTGGACATCAAGGCGACACAAGGCTCGTTCGGCAACAAAGGATCGCATTTTGAGGTCACCTCGCTGGGCTTCATGGCGGAAATGCCTTGCGCGAACTGGCGAGattgcaggcttgcaaaaaaagtgaaagggaaaaaaatttggaaaaacaCAAAAccgaaaaatataaattttatgctatttaaaagcAAGAGTAATATTTAAAAACGATGAATGAAACAATTTTATACCtttcctgcctcgaccgtattctcgtCCCAGGCTTGTAAtagttgcgataaatgcattgtttaaAAGCGAAAGCTtttggccgcgaacttgcgaatTCGCGTGGCGGGGCTCTGAGgaagcacatgacgtcacaacgcgcgccctcgtcgcggatatttctctctctctctctcgctccctagtcaatactgcgcatgcgccactagtagcaccgagcaaCAGGTGTCCCGCCGCTGCGCAGCCCGGCGCCTTTCCACCGCCgcatttggtatgacgtcacaccacgttcctcgtcgttgcgctcgcctccgctcgctttgccagctgcgtcgcatgcctgatagcaTGTCGGAGGATTGGAAAGGAGAGTTCACGTGCgtcgcaaccacagttgaggcagcattatggacggtgacaattctgataagccgGAGGAGGCCTGAAATCGACATCGGAAtcagatgaagaggaaacgaatcgcccaggaaacagacgaacagcgcgccgaacgactgactAAACGCCGCAACGTAGCTAGGCAAACAGAcaaacctggacttgcaatcaagattaaccaaggctaaccatgctatgtcttagctttcgctccgtatatcctggcatagccgagctaagccactgccaatttttttataaGTACGTGTTCTATAGCAACTGGTTCATTTTAAGCTCAGAAAACGAGTAGTAAATATGAAgtgtacatgtaaaccagcgcaaaagccatgcagagctgctctttctgctTGTGTCGCTTGCAATTAAGCTAATAAGCAGACGaggggcagcgttgtagaaggcgcggggttatttttctctcgcgatgcggcatgtgctgtagtacatgagagctctactgaaTCATTCATCAAAATaccaaagtctttatttataccgcgCGTTGCAGCGCGGTATAATTGCGCGTTTCAGAAGGACAATTTTTTGAatgggactattttagtcgcggaggcaatcagctgtcgcgcttcggtcatctgggcagGACCTCccctttttaacgcgacagcgttaaggagctcgtgtcgcagagaagccggtgtcgtcggcgtcagcggcgttggccgtgagcgataaatcccagcaggcacttcatgaataaaaaacaacttgcaagatgggctgggtgggaatcgaaccatggtctccggagtgtgagacggagacgttaccactgagccacgagtttttttttttttttctttattgcctcgcttttcacagagtttacgagatcagaacagattaacaagataatagtgccgagaaccgtcagctgtttgctgactacaagccatcagtatttcggcatctgcaacaacatttctaatcttggaacccactctggtacatacgactgcaccttctgcacttcgacaaaatgggacaccgattcgcaaaaatattcgcgaaccggtctagcgtcaatatccgcattgtgtacagccgtccgagttcgccatatactgtgcaggcccaaaagcataaccagatcgaaagggacaccatcgtcgttttcgaccgtgagataacggattccgtgcggacttaatggcaactcttttttcaaggttctctgtaagatgtcccagaagaacactccaccccagcaatctaaaaacacatgctcaattgtctctggttttttgcataacaaacaatgagtaccccacggaacaaataaacccttttcttctaaccatgttttaacaggtaaggttcctgtgtgcagcttaaaaaaaaaaggttttaacccctggcgcaactagcatttttttaacgcgtttcaaAACATCTTTTCCTTTGCCTGCACAGTATAATTCACGATACAATGGCACAGGAAATAACACATCCACAAGGTCCTTGTACAGTTTTTTGCGTGACACATCTGtcaaatattgcaaagaaaaacgcaccgatAAGAAGCGGAAAGATGACACCACTTCTTTTAGATATCCACGTACTGGTCCTTGCTGACAAACCGAAGACACAACAAACTCTGGTAGCACTTTACCCAGCCTCAGTTGAATCATAGTTCTGAGAAAGGTATGATCTACATctctgagaaaaacaaatcgacTGGCGAGTTGTCTAACATACAGATGCACTAGACCAAGCCCACCATCACTCCCTCTTTTAAACAGATTTGTTCGGCTCGTTTTTTCCCATAGAGAGCTCCAGATAAAgaccgcgaacactctgtgcaTTTTTTGTACATTTAACCTGCTGCAATGCAAAACTTGCATTACATACCATAGCTTGCTTACAAGAAATAGGTTGCACGTCGTGGCCCGTGCGAAAATCGACTTATCCCATCCTTTCCACTTTTGTGCATTTTCACGTAACACCTCTGTTTGTTTTTTCCAATAAGGCTCATTGTCAGAGTAGTACTGTAGGGGTACTCCTAGGTATTTTGTCGGTGTTTCTTGCCATTTAATGTTCAAAAACATCCTTGGTGCGACGTCCCATTCCCCATGCCAGAACCCAACGCACTTGTCCCAGTTTACTGCACTACCACTTGCTTGACAGAAACTTTTAACAGCATTGACGGTATGCATTATACTTTCATGATCAACACAGAAAactgcaatgtcatcagcgtaagcaAGAAGGCTTACCTCGGCTTGATGTAACTGAAATCCACGTATCGCGTTGTTCCTAATTACGCTTAGACAAAAGGGctcaatatatatgcaaaaaagaagcggTGATAATGGGCACCCTTGTCTGACCGAGCGCTGTACTGGTATGTATTCACCTACTGATTTGTTTATTATCAATCTCGTCGTACATCCGGCGTAAGCCATCCGCACACCCTCGCTGATCACATTGCCTACATTCACATATTCAAGCATACATAGAAGCAGATCGTGCGGCACGCGGTCGAATGCCTTCTCAAGGTCAACTTGCAGCATAGCAACACTTAGTTGCATTGCGTCACAGCATTCAAGGATTGATCGTGCTATGTGTATATTTGTCATAATTGTCCTTCCTTTTATTCCGCACGTTTGATGTGGACCGACTAAATCTTTCATTACGGTCTGCAACCTGTTAGCCAATACTTTCATTAATATTTTATAGTCTATATTTGTCAGGCTAATCGGCCTATACGATGTGACGTTACGTAATTTGATTGGGTCTTCAGTTTTTGGTATTAGTACCGTGTGTGCTGACAAAAAGGACGGCGGTAGATGTTTGCTCGCGTAAGCCTCGTTGTATACTTCAGTCAAAACAGGCGCGATAACACCCTTAAACGCCTTGTACAATGCAGCGCTTAAGCCATCCGGTCCCGGTGATTTGCCATTATTTAAATGGTCAATCGCATCCTTAACTTCCTCTACTGTTATGGGCAATTCTAATACTTCCTTAGTTTCATCATCTAATGTTGGCATCAATGACATGAAGTCTTTTTTAAATCTATCAGTGTCAACTTGGCTACGAGAAAACAATACTTTGTAATATTCCAAAAAACAGCTTGCTATTGTTTCTTTGTTGGTAGACAGTACCCCATTATGTTCTATTTCTGTTATTGCATTTTGGGAAGCATATTTCTTTTCGACTCCCAAGGCACGTTTTGTCGGCATTTCTCCTGTGCACCATTTTTCAGCTCTGGCTCGAATCAATGCTCCATTGTATCGCTCTTGGTCTATCAGCTCAagtttttgctttatgctttttaTGTCTTCTAAGAAATAACCGGGTTGTATACTTTCAGCTTCCAACAATTGCTTCAGATTCAATCTAAGACGGGACTCGAGTTCTTTTTTCGCGTGACTTAAAACACTGGCCCTTTCAAGTGCTTTCAATTTAATTGTTTGCTTACAAACTTCCCATTTGTGTCCCCAACTATCTAAGTTTTGAGTTGTTGTTTTATCTATAGCCTTGCGAAACTGATCACAAAACTCGTCGTCTTTCAGCAAGGTTGCATTAAATTTCCAAAGATCCCAGGAAAATTCTTTGctatttgttttttcctttccaacacggaaagaaaccaaacaatgatcaCTAAATGCAACAGGTGTGACTCGATAATCTCGACACGACTGAATTAGTTCAGCCGACACGTACACTCTATCAAGTCTAGCATGGCTCGCACCCTGAAAGTGGGTAAAGAGGACCGCTTTTCCACCGCAAAGACATTCACCCACGTCTTCTAGATTAAATTCCGCAATCAAGTCTTTCAATACAGCAGTACTTGCATCATTGTGTTTCCCACTGGTTTTGTCACGTTCCGTACagacacaattgaaatctcccgccAGGATTAGTCTACGCtcgcatttcaagtacgtctccaTTTCTTCAAAAAAAAGCTTTCGCTCTTGAGCCTGAGTTGGTGCATAAAGACAAATTACTCGCCAATTTTCTGTTGACAGGGAAAAGTCAGATACAATGAAACGGCCAGACTCACAGGTAGTCACCGACTGCACTACAGCACCAAGACTCTGCCGAATTAACAAAATGCACCCCGAAGACCTCCCCACCGCATGGGCAACACACACGTTATAGCGTCTCGTGAAAGGACGCACCATACGCTCTGTCTGATCCTCTCTCTCTACTTTGGTCTCCTGAATGGCTACAATATCAAAATCGTGCTCCGTTACGAGGCGGTAAAGTTGGTTTTGCCGCCTCTTGGCACTAAGCCCTCGGACGTTAAGTGTTGCAATATTTATCGACCTCTCTAAGGACTCCATATTGGCGAGTGACACCAGACCGAGCCTACGGCGCTCCCCTCACAGACCTTGCCTTGTAGCAACACACAGTCCAGTCGACGCTCAGGGCGTCGACTTGCCGCCGCCGCGTGTAAGCGACGCCGACCGCTGATGGCTGGTGGCCACCCGAGGCTTTTTGGTTCCAGGCTCGGTCCCACGCCTCTCCGTTGCTCGTAGCCGGGTGTCTTGAGAAGCCGTGCTTGCTttgccgagacggcgcttcgtaGGTGTTGCCTCGGCGTCCATCGCAGCCTCATCCGTCGAATCACTGTCTTCGAGCGTCGCAACGACCTCGCTTACTGCGGTCTTGAGTTCAGCTGTTTTCTCACCACTCCCGGACGCACTTAGTGGCAGCTGCTTTCCTAAAGAGTGGGTTTCAGAAGGGCGCTCTGCCGAACCTTCTTCGTACTTTCCTGTCGAAGCGTCTTCCAGAGTGGCGTCTGCTGCCCGAGCGTCTGCAGCCTTGTTCTCTTGCGAACCTGCTGAGCTGGTGGACGCCGCCACTGCGGCCGCGTCGCTGATAGACGCCACCATCCCAGCCACGCTCTCCGCTTCCTCTTCGTCCATGAGCATCTCGCTCCGGTCTGCTTCACCGCCTACGCTTGCAACTCTGGCGTACGAGCGAGTACAATTAGCCTGCTCATGCCCGAACGCTCGGCAGGCAGCACACCTGGGCACTCGGCATTCACGTCGTATGTGTCCAGTGTTGTGACAACGAAGGCATAACGGGGCACGTCCAGGCACAACCACTAGCGCAGTGCCGCTACCAAGACGCATCTGATGTGGGATGCGGTCTGGTGTGACACCATCACGCAGCAGAAGACGCACCAGACGAGTCGTTGACTCGGCGCCCTCAAAGTCCTCGGCCTTCCACCGATCACTGATGACTTCCTTTATCTCGCCATACTCTCGGAAGGCTCGTCGAATGGTCTCAGAGGTGACGTCGAACGCGACCCAATGTAGCTTAATCCTGAGTTCTTGCCTCGCTGGATCAATGACGAGGCATGGCCGGTTCTTCACCAGTAGTGGTCCGGCGTCTAGCAGCGTCTGCTTTGCCTCATCTGTCTTCATGTTCAGCAGCCACACGTGCGACATTTGGTAGGCGCCAATTCCACCTACTTGCTGAATTACTCCAGCATCCTTCAAGGGCTTCCGGAAGTCGTCGATTCTATAAGGCCGTCCAGTGACGTCGCAGTGCAATACAACTGCGCGCCTTTGTCCTTCACCTGTTGGTAACGGAGGCAAGATGACACGGTAATCCTTGGGCAACGCAGAACACGGGGTACCACGGCCAACGTCGGCCGCTTTCGCAGCTCTCGAGGAGCCCTCCATTCTGCGTCCGTACTGCACGGCGTCCAGAAGCAGAatgactgagccacgagttcgatgcttaaaagcggtacaaaagcgcctctagtgaacgcggtgttgccttagaaactggctgtttctaaggctcaggcgtgcgtcgcttgctcaggcgcacatttcgctgtcgcgccgaacgctgcgttgctcgacgctcaccgcgtccgatgcggggcacgtagtcgctgcaccgtagcccattgtcttacaccccttggcgggtcgacgggaacgctgtcacgttccactcttgaaggcgaagcttaagcgtcctccaattttttttctaaagttgtacccgtcTATacgttcccattggctgcgacgccacgtaaAGTGCGCGGTTCGAcgaagcagagcgggcgaaaaggtgaaaaaaattggaggacgctcaagcttcgccttcaagagtggaacgcgatagcgttcccgtcgacccgccaaggtatgtaagacaatgggctacggcgcagcgatcacttacgaggcgccccgcatcggacgcggtgagcgtcgagcaacgcagcgttcggcgcggcaacgatacgtgcgcctgagcaagcggaacgaacctaagaactcggtgtctcggagggggaaacgatgcacgccatccaaacgtcgtgatcggcccgggcagagagatagacagatagctatctaaagaaaggaggacgcttgattctgcaacacGCGAGGAAGcaaggcgaagcgtcgtcaggggagagggcgTCCGCACCGCGACGCGCCtcgtaccggtccccgcacagctccaatgcgcgcgtggcgagccacctgtcggggcagcgccgtacattgagaggagggggtcttctgtgtttggcgcaagatggctctgcgtgtgcggaaagcgcagatgaaatgtagcggaaacgcacttcgctactggtgtaactgcgacttctgtaagttacatgttcataattaccgatatacaccgcagtataactttctacggctcgtttctaaggcaacaccgcattaactagaggcgcttttgtaccgcttcgatgcatcgaactcgtggctgagtggtaacgtctccgtctcacactccggtgaccctggttcgattcccacccagcccatcttgcaagttgttttttattcatgaagtgcctgccggaatttatcactcacggccaacgccgccgacgccgacaccgacgacaccggcttttctgcgacacgagctccttaagctgtcgcgttaaaatatgggggtttacgtgccaaaaccacgttctgattatgaggcacgccgtagtggaggactccggaaatttcgaccacctggagttctttaacgtgcacctaacgtgcacctaaatgtctTCGcgtatcgcccccatcgaaatgcggccaccatggccacgatttgatcccgtgacctcgtgctcagcagcccaccaccatagccactgagcaaccacggcgggtgggcgaAAAGGAGCCCGCGCTGCCACGCTGGCGCGCCTGGTGTTGCGCGGGGGGACAGGGCATCGGGGACGCCAGGTCTCCCTCGCCTTCGCGAGCTTGCGTTGATGCCGagtgttccttgtccgcgcaagctctctcGTGCGTTCTGACTTTGCCtaggtaatcgctataaagaaattaatgaaaaaaaatgtaataaattCGAAGACAACaatggcggtagtgagtttcaaACCTACGATCGCACGCTGAGAAGCCGACTGTCTTACCTACTAGGCTAAACAAGGCCAAGTGTctccacgcgctcgcttgcccgcgaggagttcgaaGGACCGCTCGGCGGCGTTCATTTGCacagtaatgctttcgcattctcaACTCATAAGCACTTAGGTGTCCTCGGTTAATAATTGCACTGTAAATCACTTCCATTATTCATAAGGCTCAGATTATTGAAGTTACGAATAGCCCATTACCAatcatgctctggcagtgtccctGGCTGCGAGAGGATAAGGACATCACTGAGCCTTAGTGGAATTCAGCCACCAAGAGCTCGGAATATCATACTGAGCCTTGGGCTCTCAAGAGAACCTGCGATGCGCCGGTTAGGTTGAGCCTAACTGTCCCCACGTGGGAGTGGCCCACGGTGTCGCCCTAAGGGGCGGCACTTCTCAGGATGCCTTCAATAGAATTCTTCGTATGCGTAATGGGCCGTTTGATATGTGCAGTCAAGCATATGCCCACTGGGTGTGCACACGAATCGACAACTTGGGACATTGGCAACAGGGCATGCGACACTTGTTACGTGAAAAGTCCAGGCCGATCCTCTAGAATGGTCATATTCTACTAGGTGTGTCCTGGAAGACAAGTTGAACAAGACGCGAGAAGTTCGACGGAAAAAATTTAATAAGAAGTCAGCCACAGAGAACAAaggaacaatatatatatatatatatatatatatattgtcacgtggtggtgccgTTGAAGAAatcagtagcaacactgtgaacgacaaaactaaattttattgggcgaacctgtgcccacaaaacaggctacacttatagcacaacgatagcggcgaacacagtcggcgatcgtcgaaaatctgatcagcgggtcaagcgcgtcggcttttatacagcagtcgtcgaatgttccagactaatcgttcggacccgcatgccttccacaatgttctacaccattcgcgtcacgcgatgaaatcagacaacacaaggttcggcgacaacagacagccgggtagaagcatcgttaactttccagaaacttcggatacatgcaggcgcgtcccgcgctatgcgattacatttgttaggcggcgaaatgtggttgcccgataaagataagtacacgtgtcaataccccccccccccccccacttaaaaagcatcgtcccgatgctacaaatataagagagtgaaacacaaaaagacacttattaaacataagtaacaaaacaacgaaaacaaacaaagtccaaaggtaaGTTACgtaaagtcccaaagttcattaacgctggtagtacggcttgagtcgcacaacgtggactatttcaggttgtgagcggcgccgctgtcatagcgaaatgccgtctcgcacgacctcatagtccagtgcgccaatacgtcggatgatctggtacggtccgaaatagcgacgcaaaagcttctcgctcagtcctcgtcggcgtataggggtccaaacccacacacggtcaccgggctggtactcgacgaagcgtcgtcggaggttgtagtgtcggctgtcggttctctgctggttcttgattcgcaggcgggcgagctgtcgggcttcttcagcgcgctggagataggtggcgacgacAAGATTTTCtacgtcggtgacgtgcggcagcatggcgtcgagagtcgtcgtcgggttcctgccgtaaaccagcttaaatggcgtgatctgtgttgtttcttgcaccgccgtgttgta
Coding sequences within:
- the LOC126540227 gene encoding uncharacterized protein, with translation MEGSSRAAKAADVGRGTPCSALPKDYRVILPPLPTGEGQRRAVVLHCDVTGRPYRIDDFRKPLKDAGVIQQVGGIGAYQMSHVWLLNMKTDEAKQTLLDAGPLLVKNRPCLVIDPARQELRIKLHWVAFDVTSETIRRAFREYGEIKEVISDRWKAEDFEGAESTTRLVRLLLRDGVTPDRIPHQMRLGSGTALVVVPGRAPLCLRCHNTGHIRRECRVPRCAACRAFGHEQANCTRSYARVASVGGEADRSEMLMDEEEAESVAGMVASISDAAAVAASTSSAGSQENKAADARAADATLEDASTGKYEEGSAERPSETHSLGKQLPLSASGSGEKTAELKTAVSEVVATLEDSDSTDEAAMDAEATPTKRRLGKASTASQDTRLRATERRGTEPGTKKPRVATSHQRSASLTRGGGKSTP